The sequence TCCACACAGACATGTATTGGATTCGACGTGGTTTGTCCCCTCCTAAGAAGCTAGACTATCAATATATTAAATAATTAATTATCAATAGCTTAATACACAATATCTCAACTAATCATTTAACGATTGATCAACATCTTTTGAATAAGGAGAATAGGAATATCAAAGCTTAATCCCTGATCAGTATCATCGGAAAATTCATTTTCAAAGCACTGATAAACAGTTCGTTCCGATGACCTGCGCAATCGATTTCCTTCAAGGCCGTCAACTGTTCCAAGATTGCAATCGTGGCACCGCTGTCTTTGAATTTTCCACTCGGTAGCACCAATTTCTTCAAACTCGATAATTTGCTGAATGAAGCGGGCAACAGCGAAATTCGCGTTCCACGCAAGTTGATTTCTTCCAACCTGCTGAGGTTCCCAATGTTGGAGGGAAGGCTAGTCAGGTGCGAACATTGGTCGAGGTCAAGGACTTTTAGATGGCTGCAATTCCCTATTGCATCGGGAAGGTCAACAAGCCCATCGGACTTGTCCAAACGCAGGGATTCCAACAACGGAAGGTCCCAATTCTCCGGCAAATGCGCTTGGTAATAACTTGCGAGGTAGAGTCTTCTCAAGTTTCGGATTTGCAGGATTTCCTTCACGATTTCCTTTACATGATCCCCTTTTCTCACAAAACTGATCGACAACTCCACCAGAAGCGGAATCTCTTTGAGCACGGGAGGAAATGCGGCAAGGTGGCATCGATGCAGCCCCAATTCATTGAGCGCCGGAAGTTTGGACAAGAAAGCCGGCAAAGTCTTGAAGGGATTGAAGGACAGATCGATGTAGGCCAGCTTGGGCAAATGGGCAAGCACCTCCGGCACCTCCGAAAAGGAATTCGACCGAAGTACAAGGTGTTCCAATTGGGTGAGATTTTGAAAGTCATCGGGTAAGCGGGAAAGTTCATTCTGACCCAGATCGAGCCGTCGCAGACCTTGGATGTCCGTGAGACCTGCAGGAAGCTTTTTGAGCCCGTAATTTCTGATTGTCAATCCCTTTAAACGTTTGATCTCATGAAAATACATCGGAAATACAGGAATTTCCCATTGGTCCAGCGCCAAGTCCCCGCGCTTCACAAGTTTCTCCCTCAACTCGTCCTCCTTCATGTAGGGGGTGTAACAATCCTTGAGTTTGGGCCTCAGATGATAGACCATTTTGGCAAATCCGGGGGCATCATCCCCTAAAAAATCTAAAAACCGGAACACATATTCCTTCAAAGATTCCTCGGAAATAGAAATCAGGTCGCGGCTGTTGGAAAGGATATAGGCCCGCACCGCTGCCGAACCTTTGGCAGTCACAAATTTGGCTGCAAGCTTGCGGGTTTCGGCATCCGGGAAAAACAGGCTTACTGCGACGACCTCTGAAATGCTCACTCCTTCCGGAATGCCGCCGGCGGTCATCATTTCCAAGGCCATCTTGATGTTTTCCGGGGCTTTGGAAGTCCAGAGACGTTGGAAATTTTCGCCCATTTTGGGAACCTCGGCCACTTTTTCGCGCAGCCAGGGCTGCTCAAAGGAAGCCACAAATTCAGCCAATTGCGGCATGGATGCTGCCCGTATGCCGTTGTTGAGATAACTGAGGGCCTTGTTGCCCGGTCGCTCCCCGATGACCACGATGTCGGCTTTTGCAGGCTTATTCTGCATCAAAACGATGCCTTGGGCTGCCAGTTTCTTTTCGAATTCCCATACGGGATAGCCTTTGGATTGTCCTAGAATGGCGATCGTGCCGGGCTTCGGTTCGAGGTCGAATGGATTGGGCAACATCTGACTGAGCGCGACCAAAGCATAGGCACGGAGTTTTTCCTGTGAATGATTGAGCGCGAAGAGGATATGCGCCATGGTCGCAGTCTTGCGCGCAAGCGCTACATCCCCGATCGCAAGGGCGAGCAGGGTCGGCCGCATGGGGGATGACGGCGTCTCCTTGCTTAGGACCTGCAAAACGTCTTCCATTTTGTACCCGGCCTTTTCTGCGAATGGGTTTCCTTTTACCAAGATTTCCGCGCTTGCAAGCTTCAAAAGTTCCACCGGAAACTCGGCGATATCATTGTCGCTCAGATCGATTTGCACCAAGGCCGGACATTCCTTCGGACCTTTTGGATAAGTCTCGATGACATTCTCGGCGAGGAGAATGAACTGCAAATTGGGCAGCTCCAGCAGTCGTTTGGGAAAGGCACCCAGTTTGTTCTTGGTCAAATCCACCTTTTTCAGCTTGGAGAGACGCGAAAAGGCAGCAGGAAGCCTTTTCAGCTTATTCTTGTGAAGCGTTATTTCCTCCAACGACGCGATGTTCCCGATCCAATCCGGCAGGGTTTCCAGTTTGTTGTGACTCAGATTCAGGCGTTTCAGGTTGGGGAGGGTCGCGATCACTTCCGGAAGCTTGGTCAAGTTACAAAGCGACAGATCAATCTCCTCCAAATGCTCCAAATTGGTCCAGGCGGGTTGGGAAACGATCTTGCCCCACGTCTGCACCCGCAATTTTTGAAGGTTGGTCAATACCGAAATGTCCCCGAGATCGGCTGTGAGATCCTTTTCTTCATAACGGTATTGAAGAATGAGGTCCTCGAGCGAGGTCAGTTTGTCCAAACCATGAATCTTCGATTCCAATCGGAATATGCGCAGTCTTTTGAGCTGCCGGAGTGTTTCCAAGCCGTTCGGAAGGTTGTCCCGAATCGTCAATTCGAACGATTCGAGCCGCGGCAATTCACCCAATACAGCCAAATGCGACACATCTCCCAGCCACTTGTCAATGTCCAGTTC comes from Bacteroidota bacterium and encodes:
- a CDS encoding leucine-rich repeat domain-containing protein, which encodes MQDTLTPFQTKGLDSVYDLDQYDGPPEKIWSLKIGWNKVEAIPATLGEMVNLQSVEIRGLAREDLVPLFEELAKLPRLLDISFGLWPNERFPQALGRMKTLERMRFRCTSYPEFPDFMRGMGNLRHIELDIDKWLGDVSHLAVLGELPRLESFELTIRDNLPNGLETLRQLKRLRIFRLESKIHGLDKLTSLEDLILQYRYEEKDLTADLGDISVLTNLQKLRVQTWGKIVSQPAWTNLEHLEEIDLSLCNLTKLPEVIATLPNLKRLNLSHNKLETLPDWIGNIASLEEITLHKNKLKRLPAAFSRLSKLKKVDLTKNKLGAFPKRLLELPNLQFILLAENVIETYPKGPKECPALVQIDLSDNDIAEFPVELLKLASAEILVKGNPFAEKAGYKMEDVLQVLSKETPSSPMRPTLLALAIGDVALARKTATMAHILFALNHSQEKLRAYALVALSQMLPNPFDLEPKPGTIAILGQSKGYPVWEFEKKLAAQGIVLMQNKPAKADIVVIGERPGNKALSYLNNGIRAASMPQLAEFVASFEQPWLREKVAEVPKMGENFQRLWTSKAPENIKMALEMMTAGGIPEGVSISEVVAVSLFFPDAETRKLAAKFVTAKGSAAVRAYILSNSRDLISISEESLKEYVFRFLDFLGDDAPGFAKMVYHLRPKLKDCYTPYMKEDELREKLVKRGDLALDQWEIPVFPMYFHEIKRLKGLTIRNYGLKKLPAGLTDIQGLRRLDLGQNELSRLPDDFQNLTQLEHLVLRSNSFSEVPEVLAHLPKLAYIDLSFNPFKTLPAFLSKLPALNELGLHRCHLAAFPPVLKEIPLLVELSISFVRKGDHVKEIVKEILQIRNLRRLYLASYYQAHLPENWDLPLLESLRLDKSDGLVDLPDAIGNCSHLKVLDLDQCSHLTSLPSNIGNLSRLEEINLRGTRISLLPASFSKLSSLKKLVLPSGKFKDSGATIAILEQLTALKEIDCAGHRNELFISALKMNFPMILIRD